The sequence below is a genomic window from Draconibacterium halophilum.
TTTTCGGTGTAAAACAATGGATTCTCCTCTGATGAGCGCATTCCAACATAATTTACATCGTCAGTTGTTGGTGCGTGATCTGTTTCTCCCAAATCAACAGCAAATGAGAATTTACCGGCATTGTCGCCTTCCAGAATTTTGGGAAGCAGTACTTCAGTGCGTGGATCAACCACACGACTGTTCCAGGTTTCATCGCCACCGTTAATGGTGTCAACAGTATTCATTAGGTAGTCTTTCCATAATTTACCGGGTTTATTCGAGCTGCCAATATTTTGACGTTGAATACACCATCTTGCCGATATATCACCATCTTCGCCAATATATTCGGCATCGTCGCCGTTCGATTGGAATGATTGTGCAATATTTGAAAGAATTCCGGCAGGGTTGTAGGCTAACAGATCGGTTCCTTCGGCTTTTTTCGAAAGGTGGCTCATAAAACGGGCTTTTACGCCATAGGCAAACTTAATCCACTTGTCAATATCGCCGTTGTACATTACATCACCAACAGAAAGGTCCGGAGCATTTTCTCCCTGTGTTTTCTCAAGATCAGCAATACCTTCATCAATTAACGGAAGGATTTGGCTGTATACATATTCAGCATCGTCATAATCGGGCTGAATATTTCCGGCAATACCGTCCTGGTAGGCAATATAACCGTAAGCATCAACCAATGTTCCTGTTCCAAATGCTTTAAGGATTTTACCAGCGCCGGTATAATGCCATGCTTCAACATCTTCGGCATCTTTCAGCATTTCTTCAATGTTTACCCAGGCATAACCATACCAGCACTGCCAGACCCAAGCGTCAGCATTATTGGCAAATTGCCAGTTCTGAAACATGTAGTAGCGGTAACCGGGGCGATAAGCATAACCTAACTGTTGGGTAAGGTTAGCAGTTCGTGTTCCGTGGCTACCATAAAAATCAACCGTTTCGGCTAAAACATAGGGTAAACGCTGATCCGGAGCGGCCTCTTGTGGCGCGTTGGGAGAGTTGTTTATATCGAGGTCGTATTCGCAAGAGGTGAAAAACACCCCTATAAAAAACAGAAATAATATTGTTATCTTCTTCATATCTAATTCTTTTTAAAACTTAACATTTAAGCCGAATGAAACACTTGTGGTAGCAGGTACTCCGGCATAATCAATTCCTGATGATCCGGCTCCTAATACGCCGGAACCACCGGCACTAACTTCCGGATCCATTCCTTCGTAATTAGTAAACAGAAGCAAGTTGGTTCCTG
It includes:
- a CDS encoding SusD/RagB family nutrient-binding outer membrane lipoprotein; this translates as MKKITILFLFFIGVFFTSCEYDLDINNSPNAPQEAAPDQRLPYVLAETVDFYGSHGTRTANLTQQLGYAYRPGYRYYMFQNWQFANNADAWVWQCWYGYAWVNIEEMLKDAEDVEAWHYTGAGKILKAFGTGTLVDAYGYIAYQDGIAGNIQPDYDDAEYVYSQILPLIDEGIADLEKTQGENAPDLSVGDVMYNGDIDKWIKFAYGVKARFMSHLSKKAEGTDLLAYNPAGILSNIAQSFQSNGDDAEYIGEDGDISARWCIQRQNIGSSNKPGKLWKDYLMNTVDTINGGDETWNSRVVDPRTEVLLPKILEGDNAGKFSFAVDLGETDHAPTTDDVNYVGMRSSEENPLFYTEKNSPYFLLSYSELKFIEAEIYFRQGSLESALTSYHDAIQANMDKLGIPANESAAFMGSEAVVQTASDLTLSHIMMQKYIACTYSPEVWTDMRRCDYCIGPDGTYDYAAGVYKGFDRPTFVYETAFPQDDDYIRRYQMAYYERYYNASKVEALGVFENEYMTTPVWWDIEE